From Acomys russatus chromosome 25, mAcoRus1.1, whole genome shotgun sequence, a single genomic window includes:
- the LOC127208341 gene encoding olfactory receptor 2T29-like, with protein MVITPWMSNYTGLSDFTLVGLFSQAKHPALLAVVIFVVFLMALTGNTLLVLLIVSDTHLHTPMYFFISQLSLMDMMYISVTVPKMLMDQVLGSHTISAAACGMQMFLYLTLGGSEFFLLAAMSYDRYVAICHPLRYPVLMNRRVCLLLTSVCWFLGSLDGFIFAPVTMTFPFCGSREIHHFFCEVPAVTKLSCSDTWLSETLMYLCCVLMLLIPVTVISSSYSSILLTVLRMNSAEGRKKAFATCSSHMTVVILFFGAAIYNYMLPASFHTPEKDMVVSVFYTILTPLLNPLIYSLRNKNVTEAMKKYLCVRSLSKETVK; from the coding sequence ATGGTCATCACCCCCTGGATGAGCAACTACACTGGCCTGTCAGATTTCACCCTGGTGGGACTCTTCAGTCAAGCCAAACACCCTGCCCTGCTTGCTGTGGTCATATTTGTGGTTTTCCTGATGGCCTTGACAGGAAAcaccctcctggtccttctgatAGTCTCTGACACACACCTCCACACTCCCATGTACTTTTTCATCAGCCAGCTGTCCCTCATGGACATGATGTACATTTCTGTCACTGTGCCCAAGATGCTCATGGACCAGGTCCTAGGGAGCCACACGATCTCAGCTGCTGCCTGTGGGATGCAGATGTTCCTCTACCTGACACTAGGAGGTTCAGAATTTTTCCTTCTGGCTGCCATGTcttatgaccgctatgtggccatctgtcaCCCACTCCGTTATCCTGTCCTCATGAACCGTAGAGTGTGTCTTCTCCTGACGTCTGTCTGTTGGTTCCTGGGATCCTTGGATGGCTTCATATTTGCTCCTGTCACCATGACCTTCCCCTTCTGTGGGTCCCGGGAGATCCACCACTTCTTCTGTGAGGTCCCCGCTGTGACAAAGCTGTCCTGCTCAGACACCTGGCTCTCTGAAACCCTCATGTAcctgtgctgtgtgctcatgCTTCTCATCCCTGTGACGGTCATCTCCAGCTCCTATTCGTCCATCCTCCTCACTGTCCTCAGGATGAACTCggcagagggcaggaagaaggcctttgccacctgctcctcccatatgactgtggtCATCCTGTTCTTTGGGGCTGCTATCTATAACTACatgctccctgcctccttccacaCCCCTGAGAAGGACATGGTGGTGTCTGTGTTTTACACAATACTCACCCCTTTGTTAAACCCACTAATCTATAGTCTTAGGAATAAGAATGTCACAGAGGCTATGAAGAAATATTTGTGTGTAAGATCCCTCTCTAAAGAAACAGTGAAATAA